Genomic DNA from Caldicellulosiruptor hydrothermalis 108:
GAGTTTATGGAGTCTTTGAAGATAAACCTGTTTTCTGACGAGGTGTTTGTATTTACTCCAAAAGGAGATGTGATAAGCCTGCCACAGGGTTCAACGCCGATAGACTTTGCATATGCAATTCACAGTGAGATAGGCAACAAGATGGCAGGTGCTAAGGTAAACGGCAAGCTTGTCCCCATTGATTATGAGCTCAAAAATGGTGATATTGTCGAGATTATTACATCGCCGAACGTCCATGGTCCAAGCCAGGACTGGCTCAAGATTGTCAAGAGTCCTCAAGCAAAGAGCAAGATAAACGCATGGTTTAAAAAAGAGAGAAAAGAAGAGAATATTCAAAAAGGCAAAGACATATTGGAAAAGGAGCTCAAAAAACTAAATCTACCTTTACAATTTGCTCTAAAAGAGGATGTGCTGCAGACAGTTTCGCAAAGATATGGCTACAGAACACCGGAAGACATGTTTGCTGCACTTGGGTATGGTGGTATTACACCAACTAAGGTGGCTCTGAGGATAAAAGAGGAGATAAAGAAATACATCAAAGAAGATGAGCAAAAAGAACTTCAGATTGAAAAACCAAAGCCTGCGAAGGCTTCTTCAAATAACGGAATACTTGTAAAAGGTGTTGAAAATGTTCTTGTGAGGTTTGCAAAATGTTGCAACCCGGTACCTGGCGATGAAGTGATAGGATACATCACGAGGGGAAGAGGCGTTTCAATCCACAGGCGTGACTGTCCAAATGTTGAGCAGTATTTAAAAGAGCCAGAGAGGATTGTTGAGGCTGAATGGAATGTGACAAAAGATGCAAAGTTTGACGCTACAATCAACGTTCTTGCAAACGACAGGACAGGAATACTGATGGACATAACAAACTTGCTTGGTGAGAACAAGATTTCAGTGAAGGCTATACAGGGAAGGACCACACGAGACAGGATTGCCAATATCAATCTTACTGTAGAAATAAGCTCAACGGAGCAGCTTGAGAAGATTATAAGAAAGCTGAGAAAGATTGACAGTGTATTTGACGTTCAGCGTGTAAAAGGAGGCTAAAAGACTTTGAGGGCTGTTGTTCAAAGGGTGAAAGAGGCTTTTGTTGTTGTTGACGGCAAAGAGGTTGGAAGAATCCAAAAAGGTCTTTGCGTGCTTGTTGGGGTTGCACAGGATGATACAGAAGAGGATGCTGATTATCTTTGTGAAAAGGTTGTAAACCTTAGAATATTTGAAGATGAAAATTCAAAGTTCAATCTTTCTCTTTTGGATGTAGGTGGCGAGGTTTTGGTTGTCTCAAACTTTACAGTTATGGGCGATGCAAGAAAAGGAAGAAGACCGAACTTCATGTTTGCCGCAGAAAAAGAAAAGGCAGAGAAGCTGTATAGCTACTTTGTTGAAAGGCTTAAACAAAAGGTTAGAAAGGTTGAATGCGGAGTTTTTCAGGCGCACATGGAGGTAAACATTGTAAATGACGGGCCTGTGACAGTTTTGCTTGACAGCAAGAAGGTTTTCTGAACAGGTTTTTTGAAAAAGTAGAGGGGGTAAAGAGTTTGATGTTTTTTAAATGCATTGAAGTTGGGGATGTTGTGACAAACTGCTATGTTTTTGGCAAAAAAGAGGTTGTCATAATTGACCCGGGAGATGATGCAACAAAGATTGAGAGTGTTATTGTGGAAAATGGTCTTGTGCCAAGAGCCATACTTTTGACGCACGGACATTTTGACCATTTTATGGGTTGCAGCTATCTAAAACAGAGGTTCAAACTGCCGGTTTATGCGCACAAGGCCGAAAAAGAGATCTTGTCAAATCCAGCATATAACCTGTCGTATCTGATTGGTTCAGAAATAAAGATAACCTGTGATGGATATTTTGAAGATGGAGATGTATTCGAATTTGCTGATTTTTCGTTAAAGGTTTTATACACACCCGGGCACACACCTGGTTCGAGCTGTTTTTTGTATGATAACATTTTGTTTTCGGGCGACACGCTGTTCAAAGACTCTTTTGGCAGGTGTGACCTTCCGTTTGGGAATGAAGATAAGTTGTTTGAGTCGATAAAAGAAAAGCTTTTGGTTCTTCCCAAAACGACAAAAGTGTATCCAGGGCACGGTGTGCCAACTACTATTGGTGATGAGCTTAAAAACTTTTAATAAATACATTGCTGACTTATAGCACAAAATAATGCTATAAGTTTTTTATTTTATTTAGACTAAATATATCTTTGCAAAAGGGGTAGAGCACAGTTTGAGAATAACATATTTTTCAAACAGCCAAAAGTTTTTGTATGATTTTCAACACATAATAAGAGCATTCTATCCAGGTGTGCAGGTAAAGTTTGGTCATGGTGGAGACATTCATTTTGAGGCGTATTTTGAAGAAATGAAAGTGTTTTTAAAACTCCAAACGCAGGATAAAACCATTCAAAAAGATTTTATGCTTGTGTGTGATGAACACGAGTCAAAAAGGATATTTGGTAGGAACCTTTATGACCTTTTAAAACAAGAAACAAAAAGAGAGCTTCCCTGGGGGATTTTAACAGGAATAAGACCCACAAAGATTGTGTACCCTTTGCTTGAGCAGGGGCTAAACGACGAGCAAATTTATAACTTCCTGCAAAAAGAATATTATATCTCTGATAAGAAATCAAAACTTCTTTTAAAGATTGCAAAGAATGAAATGAACATTTTAAGTAAACTTGAGCCTTCTTCGGCTTGTTTGTACATAGGTATTCCAATATGCCCTACCAGGTGTCTTTACTGTTCTTTTTCCTGCCACGAGATGACAAGGCAGGTAAAAAGTTTAATAGGAATGTATACAGATAGCCTCATTTGTGAATTTGAAAAGACATATCAAAAGATAGAGGAAAACAAAAACAGAATTGTTGCAGTCTATTTTGGCGGTGGAAGTCCTGCAGTGTTGGGCATAGAGAATATAAAAAAGATTTTCACAAATCTATTTGAGAATCTTGAAAAAGACTATATTCGAGAGATCACATTTGAGGCAGGAAGACCCGATACAATTGACGAAAAACTTTTGCAATATCTAGCAGAGATTAACCAAGATTTGAATGTCAGGCTTTGTATAAACCCTCAAACTTCGAACGACAACACTTTGAAGATAATAGGTAGAAACCACACGTTTGAGGACATAAAAAGGGCATTTGCGCAAGCTTACGAATATGGATTTAAAAATATAAACAGTGATGTGATATTAGGGCTTCCTGGTGAGGGTGAGAATGATTATAAAAAGACAATTGAGGATGTTTTAAAGCTTTTTCCTGCTTCAATTACCATTCACACACTTTCCATAAAAAGGGCAAGCCTTTTGAGATTCAAATGGAATGAATATGAGTTTATGGATGAGGAGACTGTAAATAGCCTTCTTGATTGGACACAATATATCTTGGAGGAGCACGGCTACATTCCATACTACATGTACAGGCAGAAAAATATGATAGGAAACTTTGAAAATGTTGGATACTGCAAAAGAGGGTTTGAAGGGCTTTACAATGTGATGATAATGCAGGAAAAGCACAATATCTATGCATGTGGTGCAAAAGCTGTATCAAAGTTTGTGTATGAAGGCGACAGGATTGAAAGGGTTTTTAATCCTGCTGACATAAAGCTCTACATTTCAAGGATACTGAATGTTGATGTTTGAAAAGGGGTGGGGCTTTTTGCTTTCCCAACAGCTTTTAAAAAGCTGCAGCATATGTCCGCGGGAGTGCAGGGTAAATCGGATTGAGGGCGAGACTGGTTTTTGCAAAATTGCAGGTGGTATAAAGGTGTCAAAAGCCTTTTTGCATTTCTGGGAAGAACCATGTATCTCGGGCAAAAACGGGTCTGGCACAGTATTTTTTTCTGGGTGCAATATGGGATGCGTGTTTTGCCAAAATTATGAAATAAGCCAGATGAGGTTTGGAGTGTTCATAGATGTAAATAAACTTGCTACTATCTTTTTGAACCTTCAGTCAAAAGGTGCTCACAATATAAACCTTGTGACGCCAACCATTTATGTTCCATATATAATTGAGGCAATTGACATTGCAAGGGGAAAGGGTCTTAGAATTCCCATTGTGTACAACACATCTTCGTATGAAAAACCAGAGACCATAGAGCTCTTGAGAGGATATGTGGATATATTTTTGCCAGACCTTAAATATTTTGATGATGAAATTGCCAAAAAATATTCCAATGCTCCGCGGTATTTTGAATTTGCATCAAAGTCAATATTAAAAATGTTTGAACTTGTTGGAGATGTTGTAACAGAAAATGGTATAATGAAAAAAGGTGTTATAATTCGCCATTTGGTACTTCCAATGCACACAAATGATTCTATAAAGGTTTTGAGCTGGATAAGAGACAATTTAAAAGGCAAAGTTATGCTGAGTCTTATGAGCCAGTATTATCCTATGTACAGATCAAAGGAATTCAAAGAAATTTCAAGAAGAATTACAACAAGAGAATATCAAAAGGTTGTAAACTTTGTGCTGGAAAATGGTCTTGACTATGGGTACATTCAGGACAAAGAAGCGGCAACAGACAAATACACCCCCGATTTTGACTTAGAAGGCATATGAAAATTACAAGAGAGGATGGGCTTCTAAATGATAAAGACACTCATTGTATTTGGAACAAGACCTGAGGCAATAAAGATGGCACCGCTTGTGAAGGAACTACAGAAAGATTCTCACTTTGATGTTAAAGTATGTGTCACAGCACAGCACAGACAGATGCTTGACCAGGTACTTGAGATTTTTGATATAAAGCCTGATTATGACCTTGACATAATGAAATACAACCAAAGCTTATTTTCTATAACTTCTGATGTGCTTTTGAGATTTGAAAAGGTTTTGGAGAAAGAAAGACCAGACATTGTGCTTGTCCATGGCGACACAACAACCACATTTGCAGCAGCACTCGCAAGTTTTTATTTTAAAACAAAGATTGGACACGTTGAGGCGGGTTTAAGAACATACAACAAATATTCACCTTTTCCAGAAGAGATGAACAGAAAGCTCACGGCAGCGCTGTGTGACCTTCATTTTGCGCCCACAAAAAGGGCGAAGTTAAATTTGATGGCAGAAGGTGTAAAAGAAGAAACCATCTTTGTGACAGGTAACACTGTGATTGATACACTTAAATTTACTGTGAAAGAAGATTATGTGTTTAAGGAAGATAGTCTAAACAATATAGATTTTTCAAAGAGGATAATTCTTCTCACTGCTCATAGGAGAGAAAATTTTGGAAAACCGCTTGAGAATATTTTTGAGGCTGTCCTGAAGATTGCAAATGAGTTTGACGATGTAGTTTTTGTATACCCTGTACATCTAAATCCAAATGTCAAGGATGTTGCGTACAGGATTTTAAAAGACCATCTAAGGATAAAACTGATAAACCCAATTGACGTTGATGATATGCACAACCTCATTGCAAGAAGCTATTTGGTTTTAACAGACTCTGGTGGGCTTCAGGAAGAAGCACCGTCTTTGGGGAAACCTGTTGTTGTTCTGCGCGACACAACAGAAAGACCAGAAGCTGTTTTAGCAAAGACAGTTATGGTTGCAGGGACACAGAAAGAAAGGATAGCCCAGATTGTTACAAAACTTTTAACAGATGAGGAAGAGTATCTTCAGATGGCAAGGGCTGTGAACCCTTACGGCGATGGAGAGGCTTCAAGGAGAATAAAAGAGGCGCTTTTATATCATTTTGGGGAAAGCAGCAAAGAGCCTGATGAGTTTCGTGGGAGCGACTTGTACGTGTGAAAATGTGCTTTAAAAATGTCATTCTGTTGCCGATTATATCTTTGAAAAGCCCAAATTTTAAGTGCATTTTAAGGTGGGATAAAAAATGTTTAAAAACATAAAAAGAATGGCTTCTATTGTAATTTTGATTTCATTTTTATTTTCCAATTTTAACCTTCAATTATTTTCACAAACCCTTTCAACCTCTTTGAATATAACCGTGCAAAGAGATAATAGTGGAGTTTATAAAATAACAAGAAATTCTATTTCTATAATATGGAATACCATTGAAGATGCAGTACAATATGAAGTCTACGCAGCGTCTTCAAATTCCCAGGTAGATTTTCAAACGGTAACCCAGAATACATACTGCGATATAACAGGGCTCAAAAGCGCGACAGTGTATAAAATAACTATAAATGCTATAGGCAATGATAACCAAATTATAACCTCACAATCAATTTATGTTATAACAGAGTTTAAGCTTTATGCTCAGCCAGAACCAGACCCGGAAAAAGAAGAGGATGTTCCACTTGGCTCTGGTGGAGAACATCCAAGACTTTTAATAACCTTTAACAAAATCAATGTATCGGATGATTTTCAACCAGACATTGGTTTTAGGGGTTACAACGTTTTTGTAGGAAAAAGCCAAACAGCATCAGATGCTAATCAGTATTATGTTGATAGTAGTACAAATGAGATTTACAAGTATCAAAAGGAAAACAATATTACAATTCCTATAAAGCTTTATAAAGACGGTGTTCAGCAGTTTGCGCAGGAAATCAACCAAACAGTAAGTATGACAGTGTATGACAAGTATGATGGAATTGACACATTTGAACTTGTGCCAGGTACGATGTATTACATCCTTATGAACCCGAAAATGGATAGTACAAAAGTGATTTACAAGCCTCTTACAAACATTGCATGTCCAACGCTTATACAGGTCAGTGCTGCAAAGATAGGTGAGATAGAAAAAGATGGAAAGACTTTGGCTTTAGTGAGAGTGCAATGGCGTGGTGTTGACCCTGGAAACTACAAACAGGATGAGATAAAGTATCGGGCATATTATGCGACAAGCGCGAATGAGCTTCCGAGGGACAATCTTCCACCACAAAACATATTTGCAACAACCTCATATAACCAGAACGAAGCATACATTCCCGGTCTTTCTATGACGACAAAGTACTATTACATAAGAGTAGAAGCCGTTTTTGCAGATGGCACCAGAATTCCTTCTGCGCTTATAAAGGTTTCTGTGACAGAGCTTGGTGATATCCCACCAACACCTAAAAACTGCAGAGCTGAAACTATTTCGCAGACAGAAATAGAGGTTTCGTTCGACAAACCCGTTTCAGACGACTCAAGTTATGTATATCAGATTTGGATTTCAACAGAATATAAAGATGTCCTTGACTCAAGTGGAAATCCTACTGTGTACAAGCTTGTTTACAGTACTTCTTCGTATAATCCAAACACAGATGGTCTTTTGCCAAGTGATTTAATTTTAGATGGCACAAGGTATAGATATAAAATATCAAATCTTCTACCGAACACTGTTTATTATTTCAAGATTAGAGTAATAAACACTGCTAACCAGAAAAAATCTGACTTTTCGCTTGTATTTGTTGGGACAACAAAACCTGTTGCCGTTTTAAACGTGCCGCCTGTGGATGACAATTTTGTAAGACAGATTGTGACTTCTGAGACAGGTATAAGGATTTATGTGTATCAGGACGACCTGCTCTCAAAAGTTAATCAGGCTGTAGTGGATTATGTGTCGCAATCAGCTTACTTTTCTGGAAACTTGACAGTTTCTGAAAAGGTATACTATCAGGTATATGTTTGTGAGTCATCTTGGGATGAAAAGAATGTAAAGATTTACTTTGAGCTGCCATCTGAAAGTATATCTAATTATATTGATATATCAAATCTTAAAAACAATACTCCTTACTATATAAGATTTAAAGTAAGAGTTTATCTTGACAAAGACTATCTTTCAGAATTTAGCAAGGCATATGTTGCTTTGACAAAACCTCAACAGGTGCCACCTACTATTTCACAGCCAGAGATACCTAAAAATTTCATGATTGCACCTGAGGATGATGCAGTAACACAGACCTCTGTGAAGCTCAGATGGGATACAAAACCGGGTCAGTCATATGTCATTTTGCAAACTTCAAGAGCGTTAGAGAGCAATAACCTCAGCATAGATGAGGTCAAGGATTACTTTGTCAAAATGCTCAGGCAAAAGGTTGAAATCTACAGGCAGGTATCTGATTCAACTTTTGTAGTCGAGCAGGTTGTGTATGACGTATATTCGCAAAATTCTCCTGTTGGTGCAAAGATATATATTGATGTCACAACTCCGGTGACATTTAAAAACCTTGCTCCGAACACACTATACTATTTTTCTATAAAAGCTATAGAAAATGGCAAAGAGTCGCTTTGGGGAAGCATTGCCGTGACAACATCATCAATTGAAAAGCCTGAAAATTTGATGGTAATATCAAGAGATTCGAGTGGTCATGGACTTACAATTCAATGGAACGGCAATCCAAATTATGGTTATCAGATTTTTGTAAGACAAGAAAATAGCACTGTGTACAGTTTGGTATATTCTGGTTCAATTTCGCCAGCTTCTATAGTGTCATCAAAAATTGCTGTATATAAATATTACATTGGGAATTTAAGTTCGAATACCTTGTACTACATCAGAGTAAGAAGCATTCATATTCCGACTGGGAA
This window encodes:
- a CDS encoding radical SAM protein, whose product is MFEKGWGFLLSQQLLKSCSICPRECRVNRIEGETGFCKIAGGIKVSKAFLHFWEEPCISGKNGSGTVFFSGCNMGCVFCQNYEISQMRFGVFIDVNKLATIFLNLQSKGAHNINLVTPTIYVPYIIEAIDIARGKGLRIPIVYNTSSYEKPETIELLRGYVDIFLPDLKYFDDEIAKKYSNAPRYFEFASKSILKMFELVGDVVTENGIMKKGVIIRHLVLPMHTNDSIKVLSWIRDNLKGKVMLSLMSQYYPMYRSKEFKEISRRITTREYQKVVNFVLENGLDYGYIQDKEAATDKYTPDFDLEGI
- a CDS encoding MBL fold metallo-hydrolase, which gives rise to MFFKCIEVGDVVTNCYVFGKKEVVIIDPGDDATKIESVIVENGLVPRAILLTHGHFDHFMGCSYLKQRFKLPVYAHKAEKEILSNPAYNLSYLIGSEIKITCDGYFEDGDVFEFADFSLKVLYTPGHTPGSSCFLYDNILFSGDTLFKDSFGRCDLPFGNEDKLFESIKEKLLVLPKTTKVYPGHGVPTTIGDELKNF
- a CDS encoding fibronectin type III domain-containing protein — its product is MFKNIKRMASIVILISFLFSNFNLQLFSQTLSTSLNITVQRDNSGVYKITRNSISIIWNTIEDAVQYEVYAASSNSQVDFQTVTQNTYCDITGLKSATVYKITINAIGNDNQIITSQSIYVITEFKLYAQPEPDPEKEEDVPLGSGGEHPRLLITFNKINVSDDFQPDIGFRGYNVFVGKSQTASDANQYYVDSSTNEIYKYQKENNITIPIKLYKDGVQQFAQEINQTVSMTVYDKYDGIDTFELVPGTMYYILMNPKMDSTKVIYKPLTNIACPTLIQVSAAKIGEIEKDGKTLALVRVQWRGVDPGNYKQDEIKYRAYYATSANELPRDNLPPQNIFATTSYNQNEAYIPGLSMTTKYYYIRVEAVFADGTRIPSALIKVSVTELGDIPPTPKNCRAETISQTEIEVSFDKPVSDDSSYVYQIWISTEYKDVLDSSGNPTVYKLVYSTSSYNPNTDGLLPSDLILDGTRYRYKISNLLPNTVYYFKIRVINTANQKKSDFSLVFVGTTKPVAVLNVPPVDDNFVRQIVTSETGIRIYVYQDDLLSKVNQAVVDYVSQSAYFSGNLTVSEKVYYQVYVCESSWDEKNVKIYFELPSESISNYIDISNLKNNTPYYIRFKVRVYLDKDYLSEFSKAYVALTKPQQVPPTISQPEIPKNFMIAPEDDAVTQTSVKLRWDTKPGQSYVILQTSRALESNNLSIDEVKDYFVKMLRQKVEIYRQVSDSTFVVEQVVYDVYSQNSPVGAKIYIDVTTPVTFKNLAPNTLYYFSIKAIENGKESLWGSIAVTTSSIEKPENLMVISRDSSGHGLTIQWNGNPNYGYQIFVRQENSTVYSLVYSGSISPASIVSSKIAVYKYYIGNLSSNTLYYIRVRSIHIPTGKVSIFAEVLARTVFNQSDFENQQQKLKEEEQNRIRDIQNQKQVAIVLENSSDKYYLYINDQNALDEIQRTNSNEFVIDFTKALYSSAKGQVLFSYKVADALEKLQKSFVLKYKSSMLKLPPGALNVSEVENISKRYGIDKGLVMILIELSSASVLPPSYGYDIDSDVITLKVTARYYLNDELVVSSFAKPVNITLKLASLAGQASQTRAVYDFSSSSFVTSFSIDSLSNSITFSVEKPGTFGVLKTQTVSSYTLSKYKDDIVYIAQKYNLNELYSDFNKSLSQDYASKLITRVFGIDTEKVRSGNLTRQEAIYILAMVYEQKTSSSIDNVLITKSTSFAPDGRYKMFILSMMSLGIVDSDLDPYETIKLDEFVHYIVNLEKILKY
- the wecB gene encoding non-hydrolyzing UDP-N-acetylglucosamine 2-epimerase, producing MIKTLIVFGTRPEAIKMAPLVKELQKDSHFDVKVCVTAQHRQMLDQVLEIFDIKPDYDLDIMKYNQSLFSITSDVLLRFEKVLEKERPDIVLVHGDTTTTFAAALASFYFKTKIGHVEAGLRTYNKYSPFPEEMNRKLTAALCDLHFAPTKRAKLNLMAEGVKEETIFVTGNTVIDTLKFTVKEDYVFKEDSLNNIDFSKRIILLTAHRRENFGKPLENIFEAVLKIANEFDDVVFVYPVHLNPNVKDVAYRILKDHLRIKLINPIDVDDMHNLIARSYLVLTDSGGLQEEAPSLGKPVVVLRDTTERPEAVLAKTVMVAGTQKERIAQIVTKLLTDEEEYLQMARAVNPYGDGEASRRIKEALLYHFGESSKEPDEFRGSDLYV
- a CDS encoding coproporphyrinogen III oxidase; protein product: MRITYFSNSQKFLYDFQHIIRAFYPGVQVKFGHGGDIHFEAYFEEMKVFLKLQTQDKTIQKDFMLVCDEHESKRIFGRNLYDLLKQETKRELPWGILTGIRPTKIVYPLLEQGLNDEQIYNFLQKEYYISDKKSKLLLKIAKNEMNILSKLEPSSACLYIGIPICPTRCLYCSFSCHEMTRQVKSLIGMYTDSLICEFEKTYQKIEENKNRIVAVYFGGGSPAVLGIENIKKIFTNLFENLEKDYIREITFEAGRPDTIDEKLLQYLAEINQDLNVRLCINPQTSNDNTLKIIGRNHTFEDIKRAFAQAYEYGFKNINSDVILGLPGEGENDYKKTIEDVLKLFPASITIHTLSIKRASLLRFKWNEYEFMDEETVNSLLDWTQYILEEHGYIPYYMYRQKNMIGNFENVGYCKRGFEGLYNVMIMQEKHNIYACGAKAVSKFVYEGDRIERVFNPADIKLYISRILNVDV
- the dtd gene encoding D-aminoacyl-tRNA deacylase, which encodes MRAVVQRVKEAFVVVDGKEVGRIQKGLCVLVGVAQDDTEEDADYLCEKVVNLRIFEDENSKFNLSLLDVGGEVLVVSNFTVMGDARKGRRPNFMFAAEKEKAEKLYSYFVERLKQKVRKVECGVFQAHMEVNIVNDGPVTVLLDSKKVF